The region TTCTTTCTTCTAGGCCCACAAAAGGAGAATTGAGGCAGTTTTTGAGACATCCTCAAAAGTAGTGGAGCAAAGCCGGAGCTTTGGAGGATCCACATCCTCCTAAGTGGGTTTTTTACTGGGCGACCTTAGACCCACTTGTCCCCCAGCCTGACCCAGTCATCTCTTTTGTGTTTGCAAGAGATTATCCGCCTGTAGCTTAAATCCTTAAAGCCAGGACTCACAGTTAGACATGCAGTGCAGAGTATGTTTTGAATTACTCCACTGTTTCAACATTATCATATTGGCTTCATCAATGGGTTTTGGATTGTCTTTTGGTGCATAACTTCATATCACTGCATGCAGTTAAAccccaaattattcatacccctggcagatttacatTTGGTTCAACAAGATATTTGTTGCTgatagaaaattattttctataaaaagaaaaaatatcaaaaagatGGGATATATTTAAACCAACATCTgtcaggggtgtgaataattttgggcttattTATATGATAGAGACATTTAACTCAACCATGATGTGATTTGAGCTAACTGTATGAGGTGTGAGAAATATCTGGCCTACAGTGAGGTATGGGGAAGTAAAAGAAAGTCTTTAGTAACTTAATCGATTTATTTCTATCTTAATATGGAACCTCATTTATGCTGTATTCTGTTGTCTCCATTTATGGCTGACATTTTCCTGTCAGTGAATATAAGGAAGCAGATCTGACAGTGAGAAGAGAAGCACACTGTTTATTTATGCTGTTTATCCTCGCACATAAACTCTTATCTCTCTGCCCTCCTTTTGTCTGCCATTTCCCCTTGTTTCTAAACATAGACTCTTGGGTTTTTATGATGTTTGTGATAAGGCTCCATCATGATTACCTGAATCATTTATGATCATCAATTTGCAAGAAAGGTTTGCATAGTTTCAATTTTATAGGCTCACAGCTTTAGGGTCATATTAAAATATATGATGTTGCTTTAGAACTGCTTAGATTCAAAAAGCTCAGAACAAATTACAGTAAAGACCTGcagaaacatgttttatgtgttCTTATTCAGTCCAATAAAGCAAACGTTTGGAAAATATAATGCAGACCTAATCTAATCACCTCAATTGGACAAAAAAATCTGGATTTTAATTATGTATTTGCAATCAAAAAAGTTTATATCTGATTCTTTTGCCATTTTTAAAGTATCATCTATGCATCTTGTCTTTTAAAGCAATATATTTGACTGAAATCTCCTCAAAGAATGTAACTGCTTGCGCTGTTTAGGTTTCTACAAAGGAAAGGTTTAATTATTGGAGACCATGTGGTTCATTTTCGTATACTTTCTCCATTTAGattgattaaaaatatttatattcaacATAAACCTCATCCACTTTCATCATTCAATGAGCAACTAAGGTGACCCTCAAGTGGACACATCCCTGACCCTGTAAAACccagctgaaagaaaaacacatctgTTAGTGGACAAAAATaaagagcaaataaaaaatgcacaGTCTTGATGGTAAGAGTGTGCCTCAGgctaatattttattgaaacaccTTTTGGTtcaatttcagcattcagtcttctgtGGTAGAAGTCTATCAAGATGTCATGTCTGAATTTTTCTAAGATTTAGAAACTCTCTCAGGTTTTTAGGCCATATCTTGTCCTCAGCCCTCTTCAGGTGACCTCGGATTTGTTTCTGGGCTCTTGTTCACCTATTTCAAAACATTAATTTTCCTCTAATGAAGCCATTCTTTTGCTGATTTGGATGTACGCTTGGACTCATTGTGATGCTGTTCATTTTCAGCTTGACACCTGAAGGTTTTGGGTCAAACTGACTGAAATTTGGAACTGTTCATCCTTCACAAAACTACAAAATCATGATGCTTTCAccacagtgtttttactgtaggGGTGATGTTCTTTTGGTGTTGCTCCTTGTTTTTGTGCTAAACATACCTTTTGGAATCATGACCAAAATGTTCAATTGGCTTCCATCAAACTTTCTCTAGTAATTAGACTCTTTTTCTGGTAAATTGACCAGGATATGTGTCTTAAATTATATTACACTCATTGTCCAGTTTAGGTACATATTATAATATTGTCTGTattgtgtaaatattttttctgttatttaattTCCTCATAGATACATAGATACATACAATCTTCtaaatatttgtaataaaacaaacatctaCATTGCTGCATATTTTTCTACCCGGCCAGTTCATATTTAATTAAACTATGTATAATATAGCACAACTAACATATATTAGCTCTAAGATGTGCTACTGAGTAGCCTGTTGTGGTATATTGCTTTTGTAAATTTAATTGCTGTCATTGgtatgtattttgttgtttttgtattgtGGTAGTTATGTAAGTATTGGAGGTTTAGTATCCAAAATAATATTCCTAGCCATTATTTCTCTTCAAACTTATGCATTGGATAAAGGATATAAAAGtgcaaaaataatctaaatgtttctagaacagctgaactttatttctGCTTAATCCTATTCACTATAATTGGTGTCAGATGTGAACTCCCAAAGACTAAATGCTGAAATTGAACAAAAAGGTGCGTCAGTAAAGTATTAGTTCAAGGTTGTGCACACTTCGGCAGCTGGTTATTGtatctttattgttttacatttccCCTCTTGctggtttgtttgattttcacTTGAATCACACATGATATTTGTGGAAAGGTGGAATGAATTatcatggtttttaacattttaacggAAATGTTTACACTTTGAGATCTACATTATGCCTGGGACAGATATGGGCTGCTGTAGTGACGTGAGTCACAGACCCCTGACTTATCTATAGGATTGAAAGTGAATAAAACTGGGAATTAAGTTTTAAGAATTTAAACAATGGCTAAAATGGGATTATTTTCCATAAGGCAGATAAAGCACAAACGTTTTAAATTTATGCTCGCTGTAAAGCACACAATGAAATTCTTAACATTCAAGTCAGCTGCACATGGGGATACACAGGTCcttgggaaaaataaaatagcctAATCAAAGCATGGTCAGCTAGATCTGATCTAagagtttttccatttttctccaTCTATTGTTATCCTCCATGACTAGTCCTATGTATTTAAGTCCTAATCCTAAACAGCCAGTCTCAGAGTAAGACTTCGATCCCATACTATGATGCCAGTTGCTGGAAGttacatatacattttttttcaagtgGTGCAGGTGTGTGTTATGTCAATATAGATGTGATGTCACTGGGTGTGTGAAGTTTCTGGTTCttaatctaaataaatatcGATTACTAAGTGATAAAAATGTTTGCTCAAACAAGGCCTTGGAGACGTTGAATATAATCAGATCAAGCTCTGGATCTGATATTAGTCTTGATATTTTCACCGCTCCCTTTGAGATAATAAAGTTGTCCAATTGGCTGTCTGTTCCTTTCTCTGGCTTCTGAAATGCTATCCTTCAGTGCATGCAGATGAGTACAGGATACAAACAAGACCCCCTGCTGCTATAGCTCAGGCAGCCCCAGAACTCATTTTGTTCCcccaaaaatacaaaacttagGGTTGGAGCAGACTAAATGGTAACCGGTTTCGGAACAAATAAGAGGCAGCTACCATCGGTAAACTGGTCAGATGAAGTTGGCAGAACTTGTTGGTCGCTGTTCATTTTAAGTAGGTCTTATCTGCTGAGTCACATCTAATGTCAACATTTAAACACAGACACAAGGTTTTACTGCTTTCTGTGATTATCAATGAGACTTACAGTCACTTACAGTTGAAACTAGTAAACTAAAATATCACAATCATTTTATTTGGCAATTTTTTAGAGgtaacaattttattttgttttggttccttGCTTCAATGCCAAATGTTTACATGCAAAGGGACAACTAAGCATTTTAACAATATGGAAATGCCCGGATGAAGATGCATTGACTTTCCAAGCTAGTTAACAAAAGAATTGAGTTAAATAgaggcacacctgtggatggATCTTAAGGAACTACTTCAGACAGTGATCCCTTGTGTGAAATCATGAATGAATCAAAAGAAGGATATCAGaaagagaattgtggacctccacaagtctggttcatccttggttTCCAGATGTCTGATGGTGCTAAATGCAAGTGTTTTGCCAAAATGACCTTCATTACcttttggaggaaaaagggggaAACTTAAAAGCCTCAGCACATCATCCCATCCGTGAAGTTTGGAGGTGGCAGGATCATGTTGTGTGAGTCTTTTGCTGCCGGAGGACCTAGGGCACCtcacaaaataaacaaggaaagaacattgtgtggaaatattgaagcaagtTCTCAACCAGGGAGTTTGTGCTTGGGCAGAAATAGGTCTCACGTTTGTTTTAAAGTGgcttaaaaacaataaagccGATGTTTTTAAAGGGGTTGTCACAACGTTCTTATCTCTGTCCTTTGACAAAAATGTGTAGGGATCTGAAAAGGTGTGAAACTATTGTGAGAAATTTCTGGAAGGACACCCAAAACAATTGGCCCAAGTCAAGTTCTATCAATGTATGGTAGTAATTTCTTGGTACATTGGTAGACAGTTCTACCAATGTACCAAATGTATGTCAACTTTTGAATTTAaagcaataataaaaaacattttaaaattgttattCTGGTATGAAtcaaatatacaggggttggacaatgaaactgaaacacctgtcattttagtgtgggaggcttcatgactaaattggaccagcctggtagccagtcttcattgattgcacattgcaccagtaagagcagagtgtgaaggttcaattagcagggtaagagcacagttttgctcaaaatattgaaatgcacacattatgggtgacataccagagttcaaaagaggacaaattgttggtgcacgtcttggtggcgcatctgtgaccaagacagcaagtctttgtgatgtatcaagagccacggtatccagggtaatgtcagcataccaccaagaaggacgaaccacatccaacaggattaactgtggacgcaagaggaagctgtctgaaagggatgttcgggtgctaacccagattgtatccaaaaaacataaaaccacggctgcccaaatcacggcagaattaaatgtgcacctcaactctcctgtttccaccagaactgtccgtcgggagctccacagggtcaatatacacggccgggctgctatagccaaacctttggtcactcatgccaatgccaaacgtcagtttcaatggtgcaaggagagcaaatcttgggctgtggacaatgtgaaacatgtattgttctctgatgagtccacctttactgttttccccacggtgtggagaagccccaaagaagcgtaccacccagactgttgcatgcccagagtgatggtttgggctgccatatcatggcattcccttggcccaatacttgtgctagatgggcgcgtcactgccaaggactaccgaaccattcttgaggaccatgtgcatccaatggttcaaacattgtatcctgaaggcggtgccgtgtatcaggatgacaatgcaccaatacacacagcaagactggtgaaagattggtgtgatgaacatgaaagtgaagctgaacatctcccatggcctgcacagtcaccagatctaaatattattgagacactttggggtgttttggaggagcgagtcaggaaacgttttcctccatcagtatcacgtagtgacctggccactatcctgcaagaagaatggcttaaaatccctctgaccactgtgcaggacttgtatatgccattcccaagacgaattgacgctgtattggccgcaaaaggaggccctacaccatactaataaattattgtggtctaaaatcaagtgtttcagcttcattgtccaacccctgtaaataacTTGGGTTattctaactgacctaaaacagaaaatgctttGTCTGAAGTAATGTTACACAGTTAGTTCTGTACTCTGGTTTTGTTAATGCACACAGACTATAAATCTAAGTTTGGATAGTTTGGAAGTTGTGGAAATCgaactaaaaaaaaatcagaatcttGTTCATTTTACATTGTTACATTACAGAAAAGCTTTCCTCTgatcatttcagtttattttaaccaatttgtgtttttttgttttatttatttattaaatctacGTTTGTTTGCTTATCCAACTGCCTTGAAGGATAACAAAAATCTGTCTAGCGGGAATCTACTTTTAATTTAAGATTTAactatttttttctgtgctgGGCACAAAGAAGATAAAGTATAATCAgatgttttttatgcttttttttcagCTATAGAAACAACAATGCAGCCACCTCTTACCACAACTATTTCCAGTGCTACAGCCACAAGAGCTGTGACAGCTGTGACATCCTCAGCCCCTTCCCTGGACGCAATCACTGCAGAGACAGTCAACAGTACTGAGAAGATCACCACCCTCCTGACCAACCCTCCGACAGCTCCAATCACTGGGGATACCACATGGACAGCGGGCCTGGAGACGAAAAGCTTACCTTCTAGCCAGATTCCAAAGGAAACTGCTGCTACTACTGCAACTCCTCCGCCCCACAACACACCATTCTCTCCAACAAGCAATGCTATGACTCCAATTGTTCCGATAACACCTACAACCAATGACCAAACTACACAAGTTATAAACACAAGCAGCAACACAGCTACAGATGTGCACATGACATCAACAAGCGACAAGACGACCACGCAAGTTCCGACTACGGCGATTAGCGGCAACACAGCTACAGATGTGCACATGACATCAACAAGCGACAAGATGACCACGCAAGTCCCGACTACGGCGATTAGCGGCAACGCAGCTACAGATGTGCACATGACATCAACAAACGACAAGACGACCACGCAAGTTCCGACTACGGCGATTAGCGGCAACACAGCTACAGATGTGCACATGACATCAACAAACGACAAGACGACCACGCAAGTTCCGACTACGGCGATTAGCGGCAACACAGCTACAGATGTGCACATGACATCAACAAACAACAAGACGACCACGCAAGTTCCGACTACGGCAATTAGCGGCAACACAGCTACAGATGTGCACATGACATCAACAAACGACAAGACGACCACGCAAGTTCCGACTACGGCAATTAGCGGCAACACAGCTACAGATGTGCACATGACATCAACAAACGACAAGACGACCACGCAAGTTCCGACTACGGCGATTAGCGGCAACACAGCTACAGATGTGCACATGACATCAACAAACAACAAGACGACCACGCAAGTTCCGACTACGGCGATTAGCGGCAACACAGCTACAAATGTGCACATGACATCAACAAACAACAAGACGACCACGCAAGTTCCGACTACGGCGATTAGTGGCAACACAGCTACAGATGTGCACATGACATCAACAAGCGACAAGACGACCACACAAGTTCCGACTACGGCAATTAGCGGCAACACAGCTACAGATGTGCACATGACATCAACAAACAACAAGACGACCACGCAAGTTCCGACTACGGCGATTAGCGGCAACACAGCTACAGATGTGCACATGACATCAACAAACAACAAGACGACCACGCAAGTTCCGACTACGGCGATTAGCGGCAACACAGCTACAGATGTGCACATGACATCAACAAACAACAAGACGACCACGCAAGTTCCGACTACGGCGATTAGCGGCAACACAGCTACAGATGTGCACATGTCATCAACAAGCGACAAGACGACCACGCAAGTTCCGACTACGGCGATTAGCGGCAACACAGCTACAAATGTGCACATGACATCAACAAACAACAAGACGACCACGCAAGTTCTGACTACGGCGATTAGTGGCAACACAGCTACAGATGTGCACATGACATCAACAAGCGACAAGACGACCACACAAGTTCCGACTACGGCAATTAGCGGCAACACAGCTACAGATGTGCACATGACATCAACAAACAACAAGACGACCACGCAAGTTCCGACTACGGCGATTAGCGGCAACACAGCTACAGATGTGCACATGACATCAACAAACGACAAGACGACCACGCAAGTTCCGACTACGGCGATTAGCGGCAACACAGCTACAGATGTGCACATGACATCAACAAGCGACAAGACGACCACGCAAGTTCCGACTACGGCGATTAGCGGCAACACAGCTACAGATGTGCACATGACATCAACAAACAACAAGACGACCACGCAAGTTCCGACTACGGCGATTAGCGGCAACACAGCTACAGATGTGCACATGACATCAACAAGCGACAAGACGACCACGCAAGTTCCGACTACGGCGATAAGCGGCAACACAGCTACACAAGTTTCAATTACAGCCACGGGTGACCACACAACTACAAATGATCCGACCACACTGACAAGCAACGACACAACTACAATGGTTCCGATCACACCGACAAATAATGGCATGACAACAAATGTGCCAATTTCATCAACAGACAACCACACAACTATGGGTATGACGAGTACACAAGGCAATGATACAGCAAAGCCAACTGAAAACAACTACACCACTTTAAAAGTGTCAACGACACCCATAACCAACGAAGAAACTACGAGCGCACATGTCACAAtcacaaacaatgacacaatgaCAACTATAAGTTCAGCTacctcaaaacaaaacattaccaCACTAACGACCTCTGCTGACACCTCCGAGACTCCTGACTCAACCACCATCACTGAAAGAACAACACTCACAGTGGGACCCCCATCCTCTTCACCCACCTCCAGCCCTCCTCCTTCTAGCACCTTCCCAGACAGTAGCAATACTCCGACTGAAGGTACTAAACTTGGTACTTTTCATGGCATTTCTTTAACAGTGTAACAGTAATTAGAGGTAATAGCATATTAGCAAGAAAAtagctgaaaatatttttgattgaaTGCATTTTTGTTGAAATAACTGCTTTTGATGGGCATGCTTTGAAGACGCAGACTTTTATGAAGTACTGTTTCAATCAGTATGCTTTGTTCTGCTTACCTAATCAATTCACATATTTGCTATGTTATCTGTTTAAATGTTGTCGGACTGAGTGGGTTTAATTTTTGATGATTTAGCTgaaaccactactactactctTCTAACAACAAACTCACCACTGAACACCCCTCTGAGCACCAAAACCCCAACCACCACCGGTGGTACCACAGAGATTGTCACCACTCTTCTAACAACAGGCagaaccaccaccaccagcagctccagcacCGAGGCTCTGCCTCCTGTCATTGGTTTGTgccattttcctttttgtttgacTGTCCCTAGAAACGTAACAGTTTCGTCAGACAAGAGCTACTCCAACAGAGAAATGTATTTCTATCATTAGTCATATTTAGAGTTAGAGCTGCTCATCAGACTGGCTTTGTtagaaaaggtgtttgtcttctTACAAAGTTCAGTGTACAAATCCTGGGTGATATACATACATTAAACATTTCGCATTTCATTACATTATGTGCATAGATGTGCACTTTtgtaatatttagcttttttgcTGCCACCTGGTTTGGGTAGCCAGTAGTTATTCAGTTAACTGTAATTTGTAACACTACATGCTACACATAAGATGCATGCTGCATTCCTTCCTGAAATGAGATCAGTACTGAGTTAAGTGAGTTTGGTTACATGTCTGAAAACCAATGGAATATGCTGTGCTAACTATTGTTAGCAATACAAACAAAAagcctattttttttatttacgtGTTCAAACACTAAAGGAAGGGGCTCACAAAAAAGGGATTTTACAGTCATTTGTTCATCACTGGTTTCTGGAGACACAAACTGCAACAAGCTCATATTCCAGCAGCATGCAGTGGCAGCCAAGTACAACTTAGACTCGAGGAGCTGCCTGCAGAACTCCAACTTTCCAACTATGGCTTTAGTgatcatttaaatttgttttcctgaCTTGGAAATCTGGTCTTCTGACTTAAAAACAAAGGcacaaaaactattttgaataCAATGAATACTGAAAATTTTCAAAACATTAAGCAGAATTtatgacaaatatttttttacctaaCCATTTACTTAGATAATTGATATAATAGTGAATAATAAattgtaatgaaaataaatataaaatagtgttaaatgtttcttttacatAGAAGCAGCCTAATGAAGTAATGAAATGCCTCTACAGCCCTATTACTAGACCTAGTTCCATTTATAAATGTCATCAAAATGGCactgaaaatataattttatcttCTTGTgagctaaaaacaaataataataatgataatgtttaaaatatactGTCTTAATTTTTCTCCACAGTGTGTCCTTCAGTCCCATGTCCTGTTCAAAGCGTCTGCCTCAATGGCACTTGCCAGTGTCTCTCTGGCAACTACTTACAAGATGGACATTGTGTTCCTGGTAAGACCCCAAATATAATGAGGCCTATTCTGTGACAGAGATTACACTCTTCGGCAGAATGTaatactttttgttgtttttgcagcaCAAGTATTCCCATGCATGCTTCATTTCAAGTTGATCACATTTCATGATCAAATGAGTGACAGATCCTCCAGGATCTTTCAGAGTACAGCAGCAAATATCTCAGCAGCGGTGAGTCATGAGATCTTGGACCATTGAAGCACCTTTTCAAGATGCTTATTTCTGCTCATTAAATTGTAGTTTTATCCGTTGTAGCTCAGAAATGTCCTCAAAAATGTGTCTGGTTATCGACAGTCAGAGGTTGCTCAACTCAAGTGAGTATACTTTCTTCCTGTTGCTGAGCAAAGACTTTGCCTTTGCGTAGCATAGACTAACTTAACTGCTGGTTATTTTTCCTATTTCTGCAGACAGGGAAGTGTGATAGCAAGCGTAAATAACATCTTTGAAAACAGCAATGCCACTCAAGAATGTGTTGATAACGTCATTGAAGGTGCTGTAAGAAACTTCACAGGAGATTTTGCTGGTGCCACATACACAGGCAAGAACTGGCTCCATGCTTTGCCTTTCCTAAAACAAAGACATGAAGGCTACATTACTTcagattattttcttaaaattttcttttaatttatttaatttgttacaGCAACAAATCTGTGTGAGGTGGAGCCGTTACCTTGTGATGTCTCTAGCACAACATGCACACAGGTCAAAGGCCAAGCTTTTTGCTCCTGTAAAGAGGGCTACATCTCCATGGTCTACTCCAACATCAGCTGCAAAGGTACATGTTGTATCTAATGTGTCAt is a window of Girardinichthys multiradiatus isolate DD_20200921_A chromosome Y, DD_fGirMul_XY1, whole genome shotgun sequence DNA encoding:
- the LOC124864177 gene encoding uncharacterized protein PB18E9.04c-like → MFLRYLLVVVLSGVVTEAIETTMQPPLTTTISSATATRAVTAVTSSAPSLDAITAETVNSTEKITTLLTNPPTAPITGDTTWTAGLETKSLPSSQIPKETAATTATPPPHNTPFSPTSNAMTPIVPITPTTNDQTTQVINTSSNTATDVHMTSTSDKTTTQVPTTAISGNTATDVHMTSTSDKMTTQVPTTAISGNAATDVHMTSTNDKTTTQVPTTAISGNTATDVHMTSTNDKTTTQVPTTAISGNTATDVHMTSTNNKTTTQVPTTAISGNTATDVHMTSTNDKTTTQVPTTAISGNTATDVHMTSTNDKTTTQVPTTAISGNTATDVHMTSTNNKTTTQVPTTAISGNTATNVHMTSTNNKTTTQVPTTAISGNTATDVHMTSTSDKTTTQVPTTAISGNTATDVHMTSTNNKTTTQVPTTAISGNTATDVHMTSTNNKTTTQVPTTAISGNTATDVHMTSTNNKTTTQVPTTAISGNTATDVHMSSTSDKTTTQVPTTAISGNTATNVHMTSTNNKTTTQVLTTAISGNTATDVHMTSTSDKTTTQVPTTAISGNTATDVHMTSTNNKTTTQVPTTAISGNTATDVHMTSTNDKTTTQVPTTAISGNTATDVHMTSTSDKTTTQVPTTAISGNTATDVHMTSTNNKTTTQVPTTAISGNTATDVHMTSTSDKTTTQVPTTAISGNTATQVSITATGDHTTTNDPTTLTSNDTTTMVPITPTNNGMTTNVPISSTDNHTTMGMTSTQGNDTAKPTENNYTTLKVSTTPITNEETTSAHVTITNNDTMTTISSATSKQNITTLTTSADTSETPDSTTITERTTLTVGPPSSSPTSSPPPSSTFPDSSNTPTEAETTTTTLLTTNSPLNTPLSTKTPTTTGGTTEIVTTLLTTGRTTTTSSSSTEALPPVIVCPSVPCPVQSVCLNGTCQCLSGNYLQDGHCVPAQVFPCMLHFKLITFHDQMSDRSSRIFQSTAANISAALRNVLKNVSGYRQSEVAQLKQGSVIASVNNIFENSNATQECVDNVIEGAVRNFTGDFAGATYTGKNWLHALPFLKQRHEGYITSDYFLKIFF